One segment of Haemophilus influenzae DNA contains the following:
- the tsaB gene encoding tRNA (adenosine(37)-N6)-threonylcarbamoyltransferase complex dimerization subunit type 1 TsaB codes for MQNLTLLALDTSTEACSVALFHRGEKTHINELAQRTHTKRILPMIDEILANSGVGLNQVDALAFGRGPGSFTGVRVGAGIAQGLAFGAGLPVIPVSNLTAMAQAAFELHQAENVVAAIDARMNEVYFSQLVREKVRSDFAEFFQWREIISEQVCSPEQAINQLQNDNAFRVGTGWAAYSQFTEKNLTGSDIELPNALYMLELARVEFLQKRTISALEIKPIYLRNEVTWKKLPGRE; via the coding sequence ATGCAAAATTTAACTTTATTGGCGTTGGACACTTCTACTGAAGCCTGTTCAGTCGCCTTATTTCATCGTGGCGAAAAAACACATATTAATGAACTTGCACAACGCACTCATACTAAACGAATTTTGCCTATGATTGATGAAATTTTGGCAAATTCGGGGGTCGGTTTAAATCAAGTTGATGCGCTTGCCTTTGGGCGTGGCCCAGGTAGTTTTACTGGAGTTCGTGTTGGTGCTGGGATTGCACAAGGTTTAGCGTTTGGGGCGGGTTTACCTGTGATTCCAGTTTCAAATTTAACCGCAATGGCACAGGCGGCATTTGAATTACATCAAGCAGAAAATGTTGTTGCCGCAATTGATGCCAGAATGAATGAAGTCTATTTTTCTCAATTAGTGAGAGAAAAAGTGCGGTCAGATTTCGCAGAGTTTTTTCAATGGCGAGAAATCATTAGCGAACAAGTTTGTTCCCCAGAACAAGCAATTAACCAGCTTCAAAATGATAACGCATTTAGAGTTGGGACTGGTTGGGCTGCTTATTCTCAATTTACTGAAAAAAATCTAACTGGCTCAGATATAGAATTACCTAATGCCTTATATATGTTAGAACTTGCGCGAGTAGAATTTTTGCAAAAACGCACAATTTCAGCTTTAGAGATTAAACCGATTTATTTGCGAAACGAGGTTACTTGGAAAAAATTACCAGGACGTGAATAA
- a CDS encoding Slp family lipoprotein, with protein sequence MKGKITLFFTALCFGLTGCIAPPKGLEKERFSINSYREISPQDLTCHCKTVRLGGKIVNTTVLANQTKIEVLSLPVSSISGKPFVEFQSDGRFIVYFNGFVEPENLKERYITVGGQLAGTEKGKIEQADYTYPVVQADKYRIWTLSTIYEYPTDDWDEDDDWGFFRWRHRPWYVQPEIHYYLN encoded by the coding sequence ATGAAAGGAAAAATAACCTTATTTTTTACCGCACTTTGTTTCGGATTAACGGGCTGTATTGCACCACCAAAAGGGTTAGAAAAAGAGCGATTCTCTATTAATTCCTATCGCGAGATTTCTCCTCAGGATTTAACCTGCCATTGTAAAACGGTTCGACTTGGAGGAAAAATTGTCAATACTACCGTTTTAGCAAATCAAACAAAAATTGAAGTGTTAAGTTTACCCGTATCATCAATTTCAGGTAAACCATTTGTTGAATTTCAATCCGATGGTCGCTTTATCGTCTATTTCAACGGTTTTGTGGAGCCTGAAAATTTAAAAGAACGCTATATTACGGTGGGTGGTCAATTAGCAGGAACAGAGAAAGGCAAAATAGAACAAGCTGATTATACTTATCCTGTTGTTCAAGCGGATAAATACCGTATTTGGACACTCAGTACCATCTATGAGTATCCAACAGATGATTGGGATGAAGACGATGATTGGGGATTTTTTAGATGGAGACATCGCCCTTGGTATGTTCAGCCTGAAATTCACTATTATTTGAATTAA